A genomic stretch from Algoriphagus halophilus includes:
- a CDS encoding branched-chain amino acid aminotransferase, which yields MKTSLAIPVEATTSSRLPKTDFSNLVFGKTISDHMFVADYKNGEWTDLRIEPYAPLVLSPANATLHYGQSIFEGLKAYKNDKGEVLVFRADANWSRMNESAERMCMPAIPEDIFMEGMIQLLELDKGWVPDAKGSSLYIRPFMFATDDYIGVKPSDTYKFIIFTCPVGNYYSKPVSVKVETQFTRATEGGTGAAKTAGNYAASLYPAQKAQKSGYDQLLWTDGKSHSKIEESGTMNVMFKINGTLITAPINSGTILKGITRNSVLQLAKDWGQPVEERFLTVSELETALKDGTLEEAFGTGTAATIAHIERINVNGTDYILPTKSSDAFSNKVLAELDGIKYGTIADPHDWIIKI from the coding sequence ATGAAAACATCACTTGCCATCCCTGTAGAAGCTACCACCAGCTCTCGCTTACCCAAAACCGATTTCTCTAATCTGGTATTTGGTAAAACAATTAGTGACCACATGTTTGTGGCTGATTACAAAAATGGAGAATGGACAGATTTAAGAATTGAACCTTATGCTCCTTTGGTCCTGAGTCCTGCAAACGCTACCCTTCATTATGGACAGTCTATTTTTGAAGGTTTAAAAGCTTATAAAAATGACAAAGGCGAGGTCTTGGTCTTTAGAGCGGATGCAAACTGGTCCAGAATGAATGAATCTGCCGAAAGAATGTGTATGCCAGCCATTCCAGAAGATATTTTTATGGAAGGTATGATTCAATTGTTAGAACTTGACAAGGGTTGGGTTCCGGATGCAAAAGGTTCTTCCCTGTATATCAGGCCTTTCATGTTTGCTACCGATGACTACATCGGAGTAAAACCTTCTGATACCTATAAATTCATCATTTTCACATGCCCTGTAGGTAATTACTACAGCAAGCCGGTAAGTGTCAAAGTGGAAACCCAATTTACCAGAGCTACTGAAGGAGGAACTGGTGCTGCTAAAACAGCTGGTAATTATGCTGCGTCTTTATATCCTGCACAAAAAGCCCAGAAATCCGGTTATGACCAATTACTTTGGACAGATGGAAAAAGTCATAGTAAGATAGAGGAAAGTGGCACCATGAATGTCATGTTCAAAATCAATGGAACCTTGATCACTGCCCCTATTAACTCAGGCACCATTTTGAAAGGAATCACTAGAAATTCCGTGCTTCAATTGGCTAAAGACTGGGGTCAGCCTGTTGAAGAAAGATTCTTGACTGTATCTGAACTGGAAACGGCCTTGAAAGACGGAACTCTTGAGGAAGCTTTTGGTACAGGTACTGCCGCAACGATCGCACATATTGAAAGAATCAATGTGAACGGAACTGATTATATTTTACCTACAAAATCCTCTGATGCCTTTTCCAACAAAGTGCTCGCAGAATTAGATGGGATAAAATATGGGACTATAGCAGATCCCCATGATTGGATCATCAAGATTTAA
- a CDS encoding tetratricopeptide repeat protein, whose amino-acid sequence MSLKNSNQGYQISSLLALLLLIAGGLFALYYLVLDPMPYEVIESATFLDRIAVPFDWVQIGPLAYPINIDNFLIFQEFHSLPMAINPMESYFFFGLVFLIASSFLTMLSGFNKMAIVAGGIGWIVLVTLCNFNGLNIGGASANLPLIIVLVGSLVPVIFLHIWGQNLSFILKWLITTMSFGLAIFILVKLSPITQPILFISEYSTVMALGLCIAWIFWNGHSFVSGIYILLARTNKDLGMKISYQMGIISIGYLATLFLLFMEMTGDLVTPFFGFSPLYLLIPVGALGWVSFNSKINQIPKLAADGKTLKILHLLGFGLTLWLCWKLIISGNQPGEELVKHLFLYSQIGFTLFFIVYLFSNFLSIMDSGKAIDEILYKPYSLPYYHLRIGGLMAILVLTIYAEGIISVQLNALTNNIMGDYYYQSGQQLEASILYENSWAKYRKNNKAKHLTAQLLFELNQPTLAKQHLEESFAEYPQVDNIILLSNRLHREDKLFESIFYLEKGLDMFPSNPYLANNLALFYVKINQEEKAVQTLEEHAQNHPTLLSNLSALRTKLGFKGEMNENPADLIGQINQLALNNASANLSSNALKSAIKSGLEKEQSPMLLHAGWRNLLSDRDRSDPSQELTFLDSLSKQPEMADYLMDIQETAVIRSLGAGRISEAVKNLNGLAFRNPGSAGYYLNLSSQVLAQNLDFKKAARELIVAEEKGFKAFQPHHIAILLLSGYNGNAEEIKTEYQVISPEFLSESAGISKQYFDLIKNLHESFPQRLFSEWKSFPDSELKLDLSVRLLSYKAHGLEVNQIQEVGTYLAGHIENREELAKFLADPNWQKEETLTSFTHWLGLGEELTANPYFTPLVLAAAERINDPLTQYELLNDISQFNHDPLLWIRKIQAARRINLDNYADDALAKLREWVSDSELEKLNF is encoded by the coding sequence ATGAGTCTAAAAAATTCAAATCAAGGCTATCAAATTTCCAGTCTACTTGCCCTCCTACTTCTGATAGCTGGAGGGCTTTTTGCACTTTATTACTTGGTATTGGACCCCATGCCTTATGAGGTGATAGAAAGTGCAACATTTTTGGACAGGATTGCCGTGCCATTTGATTGGGTTCAAATAGGGCCGCTTGCCTACCCTATCAACATTGACAACTTTTTGATTTTTCAGGAATTTCATTCCTTACCCATGGCAATTAATCCAATGGAGTCCTATTTCTTTTTTGGATTGGTCTTTCTAATAGCCTCCTCTTTTTTGACCATGCTCTCGGGATTCAATAAAATGGCAATTGTAGCTGGAGGGATCGGTTGGATCGTATTGGTTACACTTTGTAATTTCAATGGGTTAAATATCGGGGGAGCTAGTGCTAATTTACCCTTGATCATTGTTTTAGTGGGTTCTTTGGTTCCTGTTATTTTTCTTCATATCTGGGGTCAGAATTTATCATTTATCCTTAAATGGTTGATCACTACCATGAGCTTTGGGCTGGCCATTTTTATCTTGGTTAAGCTTAGTCCCATCACCCAACCAATCCTATTTATTTCAGAGTATTCAACAGTTATGGCCTTGGGTTTATGTATTGCCTGGATATTTTGGAATGGACATAGTTTTGTTTCAGGAATCTATATTCTTTTGGCAAGAACGAATAAGGACTTAGGCATGAAAATCTCCTACCAAATGGGGATTATTTCTATAGGATATCTTGCCACACTTTTTCTATTGTTTATGGAGATGACAGGAGATTTAGTCACTCCATTTTTCGGATTTTCTCCCCTATATCTATTAATTCCGGTTGGAGCATTGGGATGGGTATCTTTCAATTCAAAAATCAACCAAATACCGAAGTTGGCTGCAGATGGAAAAACCCTAAAAATACTCCATCTCTTAGGTTTTGGACTGACCTTATGGCTTTGCTGGAAACTTATTATAAGCGGAAATCAACCGGGCGAAGAACTGGTAAAGCATCTATTTCTCTATAGTCAGATAGGATTTACACTCTTCTTTATCGTATACCTTTTTAGTAATTTTTTGTCCATCATGGATTCTGGAAAGGCCATTGATGAAATTCTTTATAAACCGTATTCGCTCCCCTATTATCATCTTCGGATTGGGGGCTTAATGGCAATCTTGGTGCTGACCATCTATGCAGAAGGGATCATCTCGGTTCAGCTGAATGCCCTGACGAATAATATAATGGGAGATTATTATTACCAATCAGGTCAACAGCTGGAAGCAAGTATTCTCTATGAAAACTCCTGGGCTAAATACAGAAAAAACAACAAGGCAAAACACCTCACTGCACAGCTCCTGTTTGAATTGAACCAACCTACCTTGGCGAAGCAACATTTGGAAGAGAGTTTTGCAGAATATCCCCAAGTAGATAATATCATCCTTTTAAGTAATCGATTACATCGGGAAGACAAACTGTTTGAATCGATCTTTTACTTGGAAAAAGGGCTGGATATGTTTCCTTCCAATCCTTATTTAGCCAATAATCTCGCGCTTTTCTATGTCAAGATAAACCAGGAAGAAAAAGCCGTGCAAACACTGGAGGAACATGCTCAAAACCATCCTACCCTGCTATCTAATTTATCGGCTTTGCGGACAAAATTGGGCTTCAAGGGTGAAATGAATGAAAATCCAGCAGACTTAATTGGACAAATCAATCAGTTGGCATTGAACAATGCGTCCGCCAATTTATCCAGTAATGCGTTAAAAAGTGCCATCAAATCCGGTTTAGAAAAAGAACAAAGCCCCATGCTCCTCCATGCAGGCTGGAGAAATTTACTTTCGGATAGAGACCGATCCGACCCTAGCCAGGAACTGACCTTTTTGGATAGCCTCAGTAAGCAGCCAGAAATGGCAGATTATTTAATGGATATCCAGGAAACAGCGGTCATCAGAAGTTTAGGTGCAGGAAGAATCTCTGAAGCAGTCAAAAATTTGAATGGCTTAGCGTTTAGAAACCCAGGTTCTGCAGGTTATTATTTAAATCTTTCTTCTCAGGTATTAGCTCAAAACCTTGATTTCAAAAAAGCAGCTAGAGAGTTGATTGTGGCTGAAGAAAAAGGCTTCAAGGCATTTCAACCCCACCATATCGCGATTTTGCTTCTCTCAGGATACAATGGGAATGCCGAAGAAATCAAAACTGAATATCAAGTTATTTCGCCTGAATTTTTATCAGAATCAGCCGGGATCAGCAAACAGTATTTTGACTTGATCAAAAACCTTCATGAATCATTCCCTCAACGCTTATTTTCTGAATGGAAATCATTCCCTGATTCTGAATTAAAATTAGATCTGTCTGTTAGACTCCTTAGTTACAAGGCCCATGGTTTGGAAGTAAATCAAATCCAAGAAGTTGGAACCTATTTAGCAGGCCATATTGAAAACAGGGAAGAATTAGCAAAATTCCTTGCCGATCCAAACTGGCAAAAGGAGGAAACCTTGACATCTTTCACTCATTGGCTGGGACTTGGCGAGGAATTAACGGCTAATCCTTATTTCACTCCTTTGGTATTAGCTGCTGCAGAAAGGATTAATGATCCACTCACTCAATATGAATTATTGAATGATATATCTCAGTTTAATCATGATCCTTTATTATGGATCCGGAAAATACAGGCTGCGAGAAGGATTAACCTGGATAATTATGCTGATGATGCATTAGCAAAACTGAGGGAATGGGTGTCTGATTCTGAACTGGAAAAACTTAATTTTTAA
- a CDS encoding globin domain-containing protein: MNPFQSVYEEIGEEKIRHLSHLFYLEVKKNEALRSLYPEKDLAPAEERLFLFLLQVFGGPQTYSEQRGHPRLRMRHLNWKIDSKMRNHWLNAMMTAIDQMDLDPNVKELMLGYFIKVANHMINHE, translated from the coding sequence ATGAATCCATTTCAGTCTGTTTATGAAGAGATAGGAGAAGAAAAAATCCGTCATCTCTCCCACTTATTTTATTTAGAAGTTAAAAAAAATGAAGCATTAAGAAGCCTGTACCCTGAAAAGGATCTGGCTCCTGCAGAAGAACGTCTTTTTTTATTTTTACTTCAGGTTTTCGGAGGACCTCAGACCTACTCCGAACAAAGAGGGCACCCAAGATTGAGGATGAGGCATCTTAATTGGAAGATCGATAGCAAAATGAGAAACCACTGGCTCAATGCCATGATGACTGCTATAGATCAAATGGACCTAGATCCTAATGTCAAAGAGTTGATGCTGGGATACTTTATCAAAGTGGCCAACCATATGATCAATCATGAATAA
- a CDS encoding ABC transporter ATP-binding protein, giving the protein MSRVIETHEINKTYKMGAEVIQALKSVSITVDKGEYVAFMGPSGSGKSTLMNIIGCLDTPTSGTYILNNKDASDMTENELAEIRNKEIGFVFQTFNLLPRATCLENVALPLVYAGYSKEDREELAFQALSNVGLGDRTKHKPNELSGGQRQRVAIARALVNNPSIILADEPTGNLDSKTSYEIMELFHELHAKGNTIIMVTHEDDIAHYAHRIVRLRDGLVETDTINPNPTRGVAMHT; this is encoded by the coding sequence ATGAGCAGAGTAATTGAAACCCATGAAATAAATAAAACCTATAAAATGGGAGCTGAAGTGATTCAGGCTCTTAAGTCTGTATCCATTACAGTAGATAAAGGTGAATATGTAGCATTTATGGGTCCCTCTGGATCAGGAAAATCTACCTTGATGAATATCATCGGATGCTTGGACACCCCTACTTCTGGCACCTATATTCTAAATAATAAAGATGCCAGTGACATGACTGAAAATGAATTGGCAGAGATTCGAAACAAAGAAATCGGATTTGTATTTCAGACTTTTAACCTACTTCCACGAGCTACCTGTCTGGAAAACGTAGCCTTGCCATTGGTCTATGCAGGATATAGCAAAGAAGACAGAGAAGAATTGGCATTTCAAGCCCTTTCCAATGTTGGACTTGGAGATAGAACCAAGCATAAGCCCAATGAGCTTTCAGGTGGTCAACGACAACGTGTGGCGATTGCCAGGGCTTTGGTGAATAATCCAAGTATTATTTTAGCGGATGAACCCACAGGTAATCTAGATTCCAAAACCTCTTATGAAATCATGGAATTGTTTCATGAGTTACATGCCAAAGGAAACACCATTATCATGGTTACGCACGAGGATGACATTGCGCATTATGCCCATAGAATTGTGAGATTAAGGGATGGACTGGTTGAAACGGACACAATAAATCCAAATCCTACACGTGGAGTTGCGATGCACACCTAA
- a CDS encoding NfeD family protein, which yields MKTLIRHLFTLLVFFPLLLKAQDQAVNTVFTFKIDEDIDPAMNRKVKLALEQAKEASADLIIIEMDTYGGAVNDADDIRTMILESSIPVYVFINKDAASAGALISIASDKIFMAPGGSIGAATVVNGMDGAAAPDKYQSYMRSMMRSTAEAKGRDPKIAEAMVDENIEIEGISEAGSVITFSVSEAKKYGFCDGEYNSMDQLIQDQNLSDANLISYQTDFTEKIIAFFLSPAVSGFLILIIIGGIYFELQTPGVGFPLVASLIAVVLYFTPYYLNGLADNWEIIVFVAGIILLALELFVIPGFGIFGILGITCILSGLVLGMLPNENFDFEFVPASELFTALLTVILAAIASVGIVFWLTPKVNEWKAFSAISLAGTQQKRDGYTSSFYSESLQGQKGIVHSRLRPSGRVEIEGEIYDAYSRGEFIDKGEPIIVISTEGTSLKVKKSEA from the coding sequence ATGAAGACCCTAATTAGACATCTCTTTACCTTACTAGTCTTTTTCCCTTTGCTCTTAAAAGCTCAAGACCAAGCTGTAAATACCGTATTTACATTTAAAATCGATGAGGACATTGACCCTGCCATGAATCGAAAAGTGAAGTTGGCACTAGAACAGGCAAAAGAAGCGTCTGCAGATCTTATCATCATTGAAATGGATACCTATGGAGGGGCAGTCAATGATGCCGATGACATCAGAACTATGATCTTGGAATCCTCCATTCCTGTTTATGTTTTTATCAATAAGGATGCTGCGTCAGCTGGAGCTTTAATCTCCATTGCCAGTGATAAAATATTTATGGCCCCTGGGGGAAGTATTGGAGCAGCCACCGTGGTAAATGGCATGGATGGAGCCGCTGCACCGGACAAATATCAATCCTACATGCGGTCCATGATGAGAAGTACGGCTGAAGCCAAAGGGCGTGATCCAAAAATTGCGGAAGCCATGGTAGATGAGAATATAGAAATCGAGGGGATAAGTGAGGCTGGTTCTGTGATTACATTTTCCGTTTCGGAAGCAAAAAAATATGGATTTTGTGATGGAGAGTATAATTCAATGGATCAACTTATTCAAGATCAAAATCTTTCAGATGCCAACCTCATTTCCTATCAAACCGACTTTACCGAAAAAATCATTGCTTTTTTTCTTAGTCCAGCGGTGAGTGGTTTTTTAATCCTCATCATCATAGGTGGAATCTATTTTGAATTGCAAACACCTGGAGTAGGTTTTCCTTTAGTAGCATCTTTGATTGCAGTCGTATTGTATTTTACTCCCTATTATTTAAATGGCTTAGCCGACAACTGGGAAATCATTGTTTTTGTTGCGGGAATTATTCTCTTGGCGCTAGAGCTTTTTGTCATTCCCGGTTTTGGGATTTTTGGAATTCTGGGGATCACCTGTATCCTTTCCGGATTGGTATTGGGCATGCTCCCCAATGAAAACTTTGACTTTGAATTTGTCCCAGCCTCTGAATTATTTACCGCCTTACTGACGGTGATCTTGGCGGCTATTGCATCTGTGGGGATCGTTTTTTGGCTCACTCCAAAGGTCAATGAATGGAAGGCATTCAGTGCCATTTCCCTAGCTGGAACCCAACAAAAACGAGATGGTTATACTTCCAGTTTCTATTCAGAGAGTTTACAAGGACAAAAAGGGATTGTTCATTCCAGACTGCGACCTAGCGGAAGGGTGGAAATTGAAGGTGAAATTTATGATGCCTATTCCAGGGGAGAATTTATAGACAAGGGAGAGCCCATCATTGTCATTTCGACGGAAGGAACTTCTCTGAAAGTCAAAAAATCAGAGGCTTAA
- the gatC gene encoding Asp-tRNA(Asn)/Glu-tRNA(Gln) amidotransferase subunit GatC has product MRIDKTTIKKISHLARLEFDENSAEKMSRDMSQILDWVEQLNEINTDNIEPLTTMSSEVNDMREDVSGTHLNHEAALKNAPKRDAEYFRVPKVLE; this is encoded by the coding sequence ATGAGAATCGATAAAACCACCATCAAAAAAATCTCTCATTTAGCCAGATTGGAATTTGATGAAAACAGTGCTGAAAAAATGTCTCGGGACATGAGTCAGATTTTGGACTGGGTAGAACAGTTGAATGAAATAAACACGGACAATATAGAACCTTTAACCACTATGTCTTCAGAAGTAAATGATATGAGAGAAGATGTCAGTGGCACACATTTAAATCATGAAGCTGCTTTAAAAAATGCTCCAAAAAGAGATGCAGAATACTTTAGAGTTCCGAAAGTATTAGAATAA
- a CDS encoding DPBB and LysM peptidoglycan-binding domain-containing protein, giving the protein MIFGSRFHVAIFSGFLMISSASLASEMTSIDSVGVERVGDKTYILHAVEPKETLFGISRRYAAPVSEIIESNAVLKQGLKIGQTIRVPFIAKSEIPDGASLHKVVPGETLFSISKKYGVTVSEVMQWNELKGNDLSVGQALIIKKPVAAAQPKVEPVVQESPKTEVAVVTTTNTTTSAPVKKMESEKPKVVEKEAEKPAPAPEKVELKEVAEKKAAENAVPIAPGEWVSHEVKSGETLFSIANQYQARVEDLITWNALTSNNVRVGQTLKVGRGEVGPSTVPIVGTPRVVSDADEMNIPANPDNASGGFKNIKETGQAELIEGTGGHKKYLVLHRTAPVGTIMRIKNEENDVTIFARVVGTLPETGDNSKLVIKLSQAAYDQLKAVNPRFPVEVMY; this is encoded by the coding sequence ATGATTTTCGGATCTAGATTCCATGTAGCCATATTCTCAGGTTTTCTAATGATTTCAAGTGCTTCCCTTGCTTCAGAAATGACAAGTATAGATTCAGTAGGAGTGGAGAGAGTTGGTGACAAGACTTATATCCTTCACGCTGTAGAGCCTAAAGAAACTCTTTTCGGAATTAGTAGACGTTATGCAGCTCCGGTAAGTGAAATTATTGAGTCAAATGCGGTTCTAAAGCAAGGACTGAAGATTGGTCAGACGATTCGGGTTCCATTTATTGCTAAATCCGAAATTCCTGATGGGGCAAGTCTTCATAAAGTAGTCCCTGGAGAGACCCTTTTCTCCATTTCAAAAAAATATGGAGTGACTGTGAGTGAGGTGATGCAATGGAATGAGTTGAAAGGAAATGACTTAAGCGTGGGGCAAGCGCTTATTATTAAAAAGCCAGTTGCGGCAGCTCAACCCAAAGTGGAACCAGTGGTTCAAGAAAGCCCAAAGACGGAAGTTGCAGTAGTCACTACCACCAACACTACTACTTCTGCTCCCGTGAAAAAAATGGAGTCTGAAAAGCCAAAAGTGGTTGAAAAGGAAGCTGAAAAGCCAGCTCCTGCACCTGAAAAAGTTGAATTGAAAGAAGTGGCAGAGAAAAAGGCTGCGGAAAATGCAGTGCCTATTGCACCTGGAGAATGGGTTTCCCATGAGGTGAAATCTGGTGAAACGTTATTTTCCATTGCCAATCAATACCAAGCAAGAGTGGAAGATTTGATTACCTGGAATGCTTTAACCTCCAATAATGTTCGAGTAGGACAAACCCTGAAAGTGGGTAGAGGAGAAGTAGGTCCTTCTACAGTGCCAATTGTTGGGACACCAAGAGTGGTTTCCGATGCAGATGAAATGAACATCCCCGCCAATCCAGATAATGCTTCCGGAGGTTTTAAAAACATTAAGGAAACTGGACAGGCTGAATTGATCGAAGGGACTGGAGGTCATAAAAAATATTTGGTACTTCATAGAACGGCTCCTGTTGGGACGATCATGAGAATTAAAAATGAAGAAAACGACGTAACTATTTTTGCCAGAGTGGTGGGAACACTTCCTGAGACGGGAGATAATAGCAAACTGGTAATCAAGTTATCTCAAGCGGCTTATGATCAACTGAAAGCCGTGAATCCAAGATTCCCTGTAGAAGTCATGTACTAA
- a CDS encoding lysophospholipid acyltransferase family protein — translation MNKILRRIYSGYAGLLFIISFILIFPFILICIWIPGFKKFGRKINRYWARVYFSLIFLPVKIENRAKTKKGQPYIFVANHFSYLDIPMMGFIPGDVQFVGKASIRKAPLFGYYFKQLHIAVDRERLKSRAETMRRSIAAIEHGSGLIIFPEGGIYTKNPPQMIPFKIGAFKISISKQIPIIPVTLSYNHIILPDDGKLLLNWRPAKMVIHEVILPTEEDTEETLKQKCFNVIQNQLNLDAENL, via the coding sequence ATGAATAAGATTTTGAGAAGAATTTATTCAGGATATGCAGGGCTTCTTTTTATCATAAGCTTTATTCTGATTTTCCCTTTTATACTGATCTGCATATGGATTCCAGGTTTCAAAAAATTTGGAAGAAAGATCAATCGATATTGGGCCAGAGTATATTTCTCTTTGATTTTCCTGCCTGTTAAAATCGAGAATAGAGCTAAAACAAAAAAGGGGCAACCTTATATTTTCGTAGCAAACCACTTCAGCTACTTAGACATTCCCATGATGGGATTTATTCCCGGAGATGTTCAGTTTGTGGGAAAAGCTTCTATCAGAAAAGCTCCATTATTTGGTTATTACTTCAAACAGTTACATATCGCAGTGGATCGTGAGCGACTTAAAAGCCGAGCGGAAACTATGAGAAGATCTATTGCTGCCATTGAGCATGGAAGTGGATTGATCATTTTCCCGGAAGGAGGTATTTACACCAAAAACCCTCCTCAGATGATTCCTTTTAAAATCGGAGCATTCAAAATTTCCATATCCAAACAAATCCCCATTATCCCGGTCACTTTATCTTATAATCATATAATTTTGCCTGATGACGGTAAGTTATTACTAAATTGGAGGCCTGCAAAAATGGTGATCCATGAAGTGATCTTACCTACTGAGGAAGACACTGAGGAAACCTTGAAACAAAAATGTTTTAATGTCATTCAGAATCAATTGAATTTAGATGCCGAAAACTTATGA
- a CDS encoding cob(I)yrinic acid a,c-diamide adenosyltransferase, producing MKIYTKTGDKGITSLLGGIRVPKSDLRIDAYGTIDELNSYLGLVRDQPVNQKRGDLLKEIQDRLFTIGSDLATVPGKEKVKKPDLHLEDIILLEKEMDLMEMELPPLKAFILPGGHQSVSFCHLARTVCRRAERITVELASFEQVSDLIIQYLNRLSDFLFVLGRAMSQELGAEEITWKPRI from the coding sequence ATGAAAATCTATACAAAAACAGGAGACAAAGGTATCACCTCATTATTGGGGGGTATTCGTGTCCCAAAATCTGATTTAAGAATAGATGCTTATGGGACAATCGATGAGTTAAATTCTTACCTTGGATTAGTTAGAGATCAACCCGTAAATCAAAAAAGAGGGGATCTTTTAAAAGAAATTCAAGATAGGTTATTTACCATTGGGTCAGATTTAGCCACTGTTCCAGGCAAGGAAAAAGTAAAAAAACCGGACCTTCATCTAGAGGATATTATTCTTTTGGAAAAAGAGATGGATCTGATGGAAATGGAGCTTCCTCCTTTAAAAGCATTTATCTTACCGGGAGGACATCAATCTGTTTCATTTTGCCATTTGGCGAGAACAGTTTGTAGGAGAGCGGAACGGATCACCGTTGAATTAGCATCTTTCGAACAAGTTTCAGATTTGATAATTCAATATCTAAATAGACTTTCGGATTTTCTCTTTGTGTTGGGAAGAGCTATGAGTCAGGAATTAGGCGCTGAGGAAATTACCTGGAAGCCGCGAATTTAA
- a CDS encoding TIGR02757 family protein: MHHLKEFLDEKVVQYNQPGFIENDPVSIPHYYSKKEDIEITGFFAAILAWGQRKTIINKCKELFQLMDHAPHDFLIHHQEQDLKPFLNFKHRTFNDIDTLYFIHFLSWFYKNHRSLEEAFLLGWKEGDEAMEPMLKSFHDFFFHLPEAPQRTRKHIATPARKAACKRINMYLRWMVRKDDSGVDFGIWNQIQPSQLICPCDLHVDRVGRKLGLITRKQTDWLTAIELTERLREFDAKDPVKYDFALFGLGIEEKF, translated from the coding sequence ATGCATCATCTGAAGGAATTCTTAGATGAAAAAGTAGTTCAATATAACCAGCCCGGTTTTATTGAAAATGATCCAGTGTCGATTCCCCATTACTATTCCAAAAAGGAGGATATTGAAATCACTGGTTTCTTCGCCGCTATTTTGGCTTGGGGCCAGCGAAAGACCATTATTAATAAGTGCAAGGAACTGTTTCAACTGATGGATCATGCTCCTCATGACTTTTTAATCCACCATCAGGAACAGGACTTGAAGCCGTTTTTAAACTTTAAACACCGTACCTTCAATGATATTGATACCCTGTATTTCATTCATTTTTTAAGTTGGTTTTATAAAAATCATCGCTCTCTCGAAGAAGCATTTTTGTTAGGATGGAAAGAAGGGGATGAGGCCATGGAGCCCATGTTGAAATCATTTCATGACTTTTTCTTCCATCTTCCAGAAGCCCCTCAAAGAACCAGAAAGCATATTGCCACCCCAGCTCGAAAAGCAGCATGTAAAAGGATCAATATGTATTTACGTTGGATGGTTCGTAAGGATGATTCGGGAGTAGATTTCGGGATTTGGAACCAGATTCAGCCTTCTCAACTCATATGTCCCTGTGATCTCCACGTAGATAGAGTGGGGCGGAAGTTAGGATTGATTACCAGAAAACAAACCGATTGGTTGACTGCCATAGAACTCACTGAAAGGCTGAGGGAATTTGATGCAAAGGATCCGGTGAAATATGATTTTGCACTTTTTGGCTTAGGAATAGAAGAGAAATTTTAA